The genomic region AGGAAGGAAGTAATCACTTATTTCAACTGCCGAATCAAGCAATCCACCTGGATTGTTCCTCACGTCAACAATTATGCCTTCAAGATGCTTATCCTTCAAAAGACTTTTAAGTGCTTTCCTGAACTCATCAGGTGAATTTGCCTGAAACATTGTAAACCTAATATATCCAATATCTCCCTTGAGCTTTTTGTATTTGACACTTTTTATCTTGATTATAGCCCTTGTAATGGTAAAAGTTTTTGGCTTATCCCAGCCTTTTCTCATCACCTTTATCGTAACTTTCGTTCCCGGCTTACCTCTCATCATCTTTACAGCATCCATGAGGCTCATCTCCGGCGTAAACGGCTTACCGTCTATTTCAACTATGATATCGCCAGGTTTAAGGCCAGCCCTATAGGCCGGTGTGTCTTCTATTGGGGTTATTATCAACAGCTTACCGTCTTTAGTCTTTGTTATTTGAATGCCCAAACCACCAAACTCTCCCCTCGTTTCAACTTCAAACTCTTTAAAATCTTCCGGCGTAAAGAGAACGGAATGGGGGTCAAGCTTTGAAAGCATCCCCTGAATCGCACCTTCAAAAAGCTTTTTAGGACTTACAGGGTCAACGTACTTTTCTTTAACAAGGTGATAAACTTCTGTAAAGAGAGAGATGTAAGAAAGCTCTCCACCATTATCATTTTTTGAGGCAAAGCCTGAAGTTACAATGGCAAATGAAAAAAGCACAAAAGCTAAAACGAACAGTCCCTTTTTCACAGATTTTTTCATCTTTTCTTCCTCTCAAGAACCTTTCTAATT from Desulfurobacterium sp. TC5-1 harbors:
- a CDS encoding S41 family peptidase; the encoded protein is MKKSVKKGLFVLAFVLFSFAIVTSGFASKNDNGGELSYISLFTEVYHLVKEKYVDPVSPKKLFEGAIQGMLSKLDPHSVLFTPEDFKEFEVETRGEFGGLGIQITKTKDGKLLIITPIEDTPAYRAGLKPGDIIVEIDGKPFTPEMSLMDAVKMMRGKPGTKVTIKVMRKGWDKPKTFTITRAIIKIKSVKYKKLKGDIGYIRFTMFQANSPDEFRKALKSLLKDKHLEGIIVDVRNNPGGLLDSAVEISDYFLPEGDLIVYTKGRIPDSNQKFYSENPPIVPEDIPVVMLVNGGTASAAEILTGALRYNDRAIVVGEKTFGKGSVQTLFPLEMGYGVKITTARYYMPNHKCIDGKGITPDIEVKLSQEDIDFLKKEAKEMEEHPEKTEELRKEKEKRIDNQLKRAIEVIKEFKLFQKMENQEVKKAA